From the genome of Treponema sp. J25, one region includes:
- the wbaP gene encoding undecaprenyl-phosphate galactose phosphotransferase WbaP — protein MTINEFDSWYTKRYRHTTSAYAAMAFIISDFIAIMLSFGTGFFLVNAYDLSIISFRSFVTYWPFVPAFILLFYVNNLYPGVSLAPAEELRRFAVGSVVGHGAILLFMAIDGGYRITPEMVAFFISWIFSVWFLLICRSLMRALISRTRFWGIPAVIYGCGKSGRLVADRLMDNPAVGYIPVLFLDDDPTTGDSYRGVPVIHDTSLGPYLVQTYNIKMAIVAMPGADRRRLADILDESVSAFKYNVLIPDFFGLTNMWMSVRDFDGILGLATSQQLLMPWNRIKKRILDIFLVTVGGILLLPLFLLIALLIKISSPGPVLYKHTRIGRDGKPFKAYKFRSMVVDADKRLAELLEKDPEARKEWEATFKLKNDPRVTPIGRFLRKTSFDEFPQLINIIKNEMSLVGPRPIVKAEIERYGKSFKRVFSVKPGLTGLWQVSGRSDTDYTERVAFDTYYIQSWSIWLDIWILYKTIGVVFRGKGAY, from the coding sequence ATGACCATCAATGAATTTGATAGCTGGTACACCAAGCGGTACCGCCATACAACCTCTGCGTACGCGGCGATGGCATTCATCATTTCTGATTTCATCGCCATCATGCTCTCCTTTGGAACGGGATTTTTCCTGGTAAACGCCTATGATCTTTCCATCATTAGCTTTAGGTCCTTTGTTACCTACTGGCCCTTTGTGCCGGCCTTTATTCTTTTGTTTTATGTAAATAACCTCTATCCTGGGGTAAGTCTCGCCCCGGCAGAGGAACTTCGCCGCTTTGCGGTAGGTTCAGTAGTAGGGCATGGGGCCATTCTTCTTTTTATGGCCATCGATGGGGGGTACCGAATTACCCCTGAAATGGTTGCCTTTTTCATAAGCTGGATCTTCTCCGTATGGTTTTTGCTTATCTGTCGTTCCCTCATGAGAGCCCTGATAAGCCGGACCCGATTCTGGGGGATCCCCGCGGTGATTTACGGATGTGGTAAATCGGGAAGGCTTGTGGCGGATCGCCTTATGGATAATCCTGCGGTAGGGTATATTCCCGTCCTTTTTCTTGATGATGACCCTACAACCGGTGATAGCTATCGGGGAGTTCCGGTGATCCATGACACATCCCTAGGACCATACCTGGTACAGACCTACAACATTAAGATGGCTATCGTAGCCATGCCCGGTGCGGATCGACGGCGCCTGGCGGATATTCTTGATGAGTCGGTCTCGGCGTTTAAATACAATGTGCTCATCCCTGACTTTTTCGGCCTGACCAACATGTGGATGTCGGTCCGGGATTTTGATGGAATCCTTGGTCTTGCCACGAGCCAGCAACTCCTTATGCCCTGGAACCGTATAAAAAAACGGATCCTCGATATCTTTCTGGTTACTGTTGGGGGTATCCTGTTACTTCCCCTCTTTCTTCTTATTGCTTTGCTTATAAAAATTTCTTCCCCCGGGCCGGTGCTATATAAACACACCCGGATCGGGCGCGATGGGAAACCCTTTAAGGCCTATAAATTCCGTTCTATGGTGGTAGATGCGGACAAGCGGCTTGCGGAACTTCTGGAAAAGGACCCGGAAGCCCGAAAAGAGTGGGAAGCCACTTTTAAATTAAAGAATGACCCCCGGGTGACGCCGATTGGCCGTTTTTTACGAAAAACCAGTTTTGATGAGTTCCCTCAACTTATCAACATCATAAAGAATGAAATGAGTCTTGTAGGCCCCCGCCCCATTGTAAAAGCCGAAATTGAACGATACGGGAAGAGCTTTAAAAGGGTGTTTTCGGTAAAACCGGGACTCACCGGCCTCTGGCAAGTGTCAGGTCGCTCTGACACGGATTATACCGAACGGGTTGCCTTTGACACCTACTATATTCAGAGCTGGTCTATCTGGCTCGATATCTGGATTCTCTATAAGACCATCGGGGTGGTATTCCGGGGAAAGGGGGCCTATTAA
- a CDS encoding DUF6675 family protein yields the protein MLPEGRGIHDTIGGKSQIKSTSIDFAVSTFFRLLLVGLWISQISLGASSQETSSSRQLRSFTELYPLASEGALLKEASAEGGILRVTEEKPAKERLRYLPATNPSFPWERIVQKRNVSFFVEALRLVPRKATGPQASPQAPKDSAVSTVSPPGSSFEMLRIYGAISRTRDLSGRLYHSHSRNKDIPLFEEVTRIESLRNQRAIPDPSGFTSIPERETLFIKLKDANFGTCFYQADLEQWDRGLLYTLTNARSLTYGIIPIIGEQKLIAQIYLEPLTEGILIYALAGSEVPALIASQVHMPSAIEKRLNVIIQWLVDGLR from the coding sequence ATGCTTCCAGAGGGTAGGGGTATTCATGATACAATCGGAGGGAAAAGTCAAATCAAATCCACTTCCATAGATTTCGCAGTGTCTACGTTTTTCAGGCTTCTCCTTGTCGGTCTCTGGATAAGTCAGATTTCCCTGGGGGCATCGAGCCAAGAAACCTCATCCTCCCGCCAACTTCGCTCTTTTACCGAACTCTATCCGCTGGCATCAGAAGGGGCTCTTCTTAAAGAAGCCAGTGCTGAAGGGGGAATTCTTCGAGTTACGGAAGAAAAACCAGCAAAAGAACGTCTCCGCTATCTTCCTGCTACGAACCCCTCTTTCCCCTGGGAGAGAATAGTACAGAAACGAAATGTGAGTTTTTTTGTAGAAGCCCTCAGGCTGGTGCCACGAAAAGCAACGGGCCCTCAAGCATCACCTCAAGCACCAAAAGATTCCGCCGTTTCAACCGTATCCCCCCCTGGTTCCTCCTTTGAGATGTTGCGCATCTATGGGGCCATCTCCCGGACCCGGGATCTCTCAGGACGGCTGTACCATTCCCACAGCCGAAACAAGGATATTCCCCTTTTTGAAGAGGTTACCCGCATAGAATCCCTGCGCAATCAGAGGGCTATCCCAGATCCCTCGGGATTTACCAGTATTCCTGAACGGGAAACCCTGTTTATTAAGTTAAAGGATGCTAACTTCGGTACCTGTTTTTATCAGGCAGACCTGGAACAATGGGACCGGGGACTCCTCTATACCCTGACAAATGCCCGAAGCCTTACCTACGGCATTATTCCAATCATCGGAGAACAAAAACTTATCGCCCAGATATACCTGGAACCCCTTACAGAGGGAATCCTTATCTATGCCCTTGCAGGGTCGGAAGTTCCTGCCCTTATTGCCTCCCAGGTACACATGCCCTCGGCCATCGAAAAACGGCTGAATGTGATCATCCAGTGGCTCGTAGACGGGTTACGGTAA